From Corynebacterium pseudotuberculosis:
GTGGCCCTCGCACCCGCATGGATTGATATTCCGCTTCTGTTGTTGTGGTGGTGTGGTTATTTTGCATTTTTTGCGGCGAGCGTATGGATGCGCGGACGGTACCGAAAGCACCATCTGCCACCGCTTGTCACTTATGGCGTAGTTACTGGAATTTCAGGTTTAGTGGTTTTGCTCTGTCAATGGCAGCTGGTGGTGTGGATCCCCGCATTCCTTCCTCTCATTGGGATCGCTGTGTATGAAACATGGCGGCGTCGGCCACGTTCACTGCTCTCTGGGCTAGCTACCGTGTGCGCAGCCTGCCTTATTCTGCCCGTTATCACCTGGGCTGGCGATGGCCTCACAGTGCGTGTGTGGGCCATATGCGGGGTCCTGCTGCTGTATTTTGCTGGCAGTATCCCCTATGTAAAAACGCTTATCCGGGAACGCGGCTCTCGACCTTGGCTTATCGGTTCCATAACTTTTCACATAGTTTTTCTGATCATCGCCTGTGTGGCTGCTGCCTATCAGATGGTTCATGTTGCGGTGGCAGTGGTCGCCGGGATTCTTCTACTCCGCGCCTGGCTTATGCCTGTCACCGGTGCGCGCCGGGAACGCCTGTGGACTCCCCGGCAGGTGGGGCTTCTCGACGCTCTTCTAGGGGTGCTTGTTGTCCTAACCGCAGTGCTTCCTCCCGCTTAATGAAGAAAAGGCCGCCGCTTTAGAAAACTTGTTTTCCCTGTTAATCGATATTTTTTCATAATGGCACCGCTGTGCGCTGGGGTTTTTCTGGGATTATTGAACAATCCCATATTTAGTGTGTGATGCAGAACTCACTTTTTGAAAACGGGTGGTAACAAGGGCGATTTTTTGCCGAATTGTGGTTAAAACGAGATCGCCTATTGATAGAAAAATGATTATCCGTAAGGTGGGGCTCGTCCCAAACACGGGACGACAGGATTGAGCATTCGATCATGCCAACAACAGGCATCATCCTGAAACCTTCAATATGGATTAAGGAGAATTGTTTGTCTTCTAACAAGAACGTTGCTCTCCGCAACCTAGCAGTAGCTGCTGGTGCCACCGCTCTAGGCCTTGGGGCGGTATTTGGAACTGCTGGAGCGGCTATGGCCGCTGATGAGCCGGCAACTCCACCAGCCGTAAACGCAGAAAAGCCCGCCCCTTCCATCGAACAGGACACTCCTGTTGACGTGGATAAGCCGGAAACACTAGATCCCGATGAGAAAACCCCTGAGATCGATGATCGTGATGACGTACTGAAGTACGAACCGACCACCGTGAAAGCAGGGCACACCGCTTATGCGGAAATCAAGGGAGATGTTGATGAGGACACCATCTTTGGATACTCACAGTCGGGTATTCCAGAGGGCTGGTTTGTCTCTGTCGATGAAGAAACCGGCAAAGTGAGTGTTAGCGCCAGCCCTGATGCAAAGCCTGGTGACACCTATACTGTGAAGGTCAAAGTAGTGGACCTTGACGGAAAAGTAACATGGGCGGAAGCACCTTTCACCGTGGGTGAGTAAGGAAGTGTATATCTACGCTAACCGCAGGGATTATCTTATCTAAGCAAGGACAATGAGACTCTTGGTAAAAGGGGTCTCATTGTCCTTATTTAATAGGAAGTATGTTGTATAAGCGGTGAGGGATAAAAGGGAACCAAAGTGGGAAAAATTAAGTTTTAAGAGCTGCGATGACTCTAGTTTGTTACCGCATTAGACGTAACGTAGATCTAGTTGCTACACTGATGTCTGCACCGGGGCATTAGCTCAATTGGTAGAGCACCTGCTTTGCAAGCAGGAGGTCAGGAGTTCGATTCTCCTATGCTCCACGGTATGAAGAAGACCACCTCTAAATTTTTAGAGGTGGTCTTCTTGCATGAAATAGGATTTGAGGGCATGGGTGGGGGCGTCGATACGCTTAAAACGATAACGCCTAATTATCAGGATGCTGCAGCGGAAGTACAGCAGCCGAGTCTTGAAAAAGAAACCGGATTGTGGGCCGATGCCGCGCATCCCACAGGAACGGGCATGAGGGGCTGCCCCCGATTGAGGGGTGAGGCTTGTGCAGCTCAAGCCCTCTGAATCGATAAACTAGCTGGTCAGTACAGTACCGTTGAGCTTGACCCTGGTGACATAGTGCGACACTATGCATAGGTGAAAAATCTCCGGTTCCCCCTACATGCGGCGGTCATTACACTCGCTGCATCCGTCGTTCTCAGCGCTTGCTCTGCAACAGGTGGCGCTCCGCGCTCCTCGAATATTACGGGCGGACAATCGGGTGGAGTAGATACGCCTCGCTACGTGGTCGCAATGGTGACGCACGGTGCTCCAGGCGATACTTTCTGGGATTTGATACGTAAAGGCGCGGAAGATGCGGCAAAGAAGAGCAATATAGAGCTGCGGTACGCGTCGGATCCGGAAGCGCCGAATCAATCTAATCTGATTCAAAACGCCATAGATTCCAAAGTCGATGGGATAGCAGTGACTATGCCCAACGCGGAGGCAATTGGGCCAACCGCAAAGAAAGCTGTGGCAGCAAAAATCCCAACGGTGGCGCTCAACGCAGGACTAGATGCTTACCAAAAATATGACATTTCTGCGTTCTTTGGACAGGAAGAAAAGGTAGCCGGAACTCTAGCTGGTAAACGCCTTGCACAGGATGGGGCTAAGCACGCTCTCTGCGTTATCCATGAGCAAGGTAACTCTTCTCAAGAAGCTCGCTGCGCGGGCCTTAAAGAGGGGCTTGCAGACGCCGACGTAGAAATTCTTTATGTCAATGGTAAGGATATGACCAGCGTGCAATCCACAGTGCAGGCAAAGCTAGCTCAGGATAAAAGCATCGACTGGGTGATGGGGCTAGTAGCCCCTGTCGCTCTCACCAGCGTGGATGCAGTAAAAAACTCTGGAAGCTCAGCCAAAATATCAACTTTTGATACTAACGCTCAGTTAGTGACCGCCATTAAGAACGGTACAGTGCAGTGGGCCGTAGATCAGCAACCGTATCTTCAGGGATACCTGGCTATCGATGCGCTGTGGCTCGCACAGCGTAATGGTTCGACTGTTGGCGGAAATAGACCTGTTTACACAGGTCCGAGTTTTGTTGATGCCACCAACGTAGACAAAATTGCAGACTCAGCAAAGGAAGGCCTGCGTTGATTATTCCTCGCCCTACCGCACAATCCGCAGCAGCAAGTACCGCGGACGTCGGAACTGCCACCAAAAGCGACGATCGGCTACGTCGGCGGACAGGCTTTTCGGCGCTGATTCGGCGTCCAGAGTTTGCCAGCCTGCTAGGCGCAGTAGCCATATTCGTTTTATTTTTGAGCGTGGCGCCGTCGTTTCGCTCCATTGACGCATTAACCACGGTCCTTTACGCAAGCTCTACTTTAGGAATCGTCGCTGTATCTGTGGGCCTGCTCATGATTGGCAGTGAGTTTGATCTGTCCTCGGGGGTTGCTGTTACTACAGCCGCGTTGGCTGCGACGATGCTGAACTACAACTTGCACCTCAACAGCTGGGTTGGGGCGTTACTGTCTTTATTTATTGCTCTGGCGATTGGTGCGTTGAGCGGGTACCTGGTTACCAAGACCGGTATTGATAGCTTCCTGATCACACTAGCGGCATTTTTAATGCTGCAAGGACTTAACCTGGCCATTACTAAGCTCGTAACCAGCCAAGTAGCTACTCCCAGTATCGCGGATATGGAAGGATTTCCCTCAGCGCAAAAGGTCTTTGCCGGTACCGTGCACATAGGCAGCGTCTCTGTGCGCGCGACTGTTTTTTGGTGGATATTCTTTGTAGCAGCGAGTTCATGGTTGCTGTTTAAGACGCGGTTTGGCAACTGGATTTTTGCAGTAGGTGGGGATGCCAACGCAGCACGTGCCTCTGGCGTTCCCGTGGCACGCGTCAAAATTATTTTGTTCATGTTTGTCGGTTTTGCCGCCTGGTTTGTGGGTATGCATAACCTCTTTACCTTTGACTCCATTCAAGCTGGTCAAGGCGTAGGAAACGAGTTTTTGTATATTATCGCCGCGGTGATCGGCGGCTGTGCAATGACCGGTGGGCGAGGCACGATCATAGGCACTGCTATTGGTGCCCTCATCTTTGGAATGACAAACCAGGGGATTGTTTATGCAGGATGGAATCCCGATTGGTTTAAGTTTTTCCTCGGAGCCATGCTGCTTTTTGCAGTGCTCACTAATACTTCCTTTGCCACACTAACCAAGGGGAGAAAATAAAATGGATACGTCTACAACCCCGATTATTGAGCTCCGCGATATTACTAAAAGCTATGGTGCATTTGATGCTTTACGCGGTGTGAACCTGAGCGTTGCGTCAGGTGAGGTAACGTGCGTTTTAGGTGATAACGGCGCCGGTAAATCCACACTCATCAAGATCTTATCCGGCCTGCATAAACAGACCTCTGGAGAGTTGCTTATCGACGGCCAGCCAGTAACTTTTAGCGGCCCCCGTGCAGCATTAGACAATGGCATTGCTACTGTTCACCAAAACTTAGCGGTGGTTGGGCAGATGTCGGTGTGGAGAAATTTTTTCTTAGGACAAGAGCTCACAGGTTTTTTGGGGCGTCTCCGTGAATCTGAGATGCGCTCGATTGCTCAAGAACAATTGAAGACTATGGGGATTGATCTTCCCGATATAGACGTAGAAGTTGAGTCGCTATCGGGTGGGCAACGCCAGGTGGTAGCGATTGCTCGCGCGGTCTATTTTGGTGCTCGCGTTATTATCCTTGACGAGCCCACTGCGGCTCTCGGCGTGAAACAATCTAGCATGGTGCTGCGCTTTGTAGCAGCTGCACGAGACAAAGGTCTCGGCGTTGTTCTTATTACCCACAACCCTCATCACGCGTATTTGGTAGGGGACCGCTTTACCATCCTCAACCTGGGCAATCAGATACTCAATGCATCGCGGGATCAGGTGACCCTGGAGCAACTAACGCAACAAATGGCCGGTGGCGGGGAACTAGAGGCATTGAGCCACGAGTTATCTCGTTAGGGCTGGGGAGGCGTCGATAAGCAAAAAACACCGCCTCTTCCTGAATCTCGCGGAGAGGCGGTGTTGTTTACTTGGTGTCCTTAGAATCCGTATGCTGCCTTAGCTGATCTTCTAGGGATCCGAGGAGCTTTTCATCTCGCTCTGTGGCGCCTTCTTCCGGAGAAGAAACATGCTCTTCCTCGTCATCCACCGGGGTTTGAGTGGAATAGACAAGGCGAGATTCTTCTGTGTTCACAGAATCCGCACCGAAGTCCTCTACGTGTGGTGGTTCAGTAGAGACGACGTTGCGCTTGCTTAAAAAGTAGTAGGCGACGGCACCGATAGTGGCAAGGATTGTAGTGAAGACAGAGAAGTTGAACAGGCGTTTGCCAAAGCTAGGCTGCTTCTTTGGAGCTGCGCTCTTCTTGGCGGATTTTGCAGCCTTTCGTGCCGCTTTTTGAGCTTTTTTAGACTTCTTGTTTACCGTCTTCACTGTGTTGTCTTTAGCCGCTGCGGCATCAGCGATCGCGGAGTCAAGTCGCTTGCGAGCTTGCTCAGTAAGAGAGCTGACACGCTCTTGCGACTGATCATAAAACTCGGTGACATTGGCTTTCACGTCTTTGTGGATGTCATCGTAAGAATCAGCAGCGTTGAGTAGCGCATCGTATGCTTCACGAGTCTTACGATCGCGGTAGTTTGCGTACTTGTCGTATGCGGCCTTGGTAACCAAGATCGCGCCGCGAATGGTGCTGCTATTCATAGGATACTCCCATCAGAAACTGACAAAAATGAGTTCGTTGTCCTTTCTAGCGTAGCGAGGTTAACGCATTCGCGCTTATGATGGTGCGTATGACTTTGAAAACCGCTACCGCGATTTTGCACACCAACCGTGGCGATGTTGCAATCGAGCTCTTTGGCAACCACGCACCAAAGACTGTAGAAAACTTTGTCACCTTGTCCGATGGCTCCGCAGACTACAAGACTGAGAATGCATCTGGGACTACTGAAGGACCGTTCTACGATGGAGCAGTGTTCCACCGCATCATCGATGGCTTTATGATCCAAGGTGGTGACCCCACCGGCACAGGTCGTGGCGGCCCAGGCTACATGTTTGCAGATGAGTTCCACCCTGAGCTCCAATTCGACCGCCCGTTCCTCCTAGCCATGGCTAACGCTGGCCCAGGGACTAACGGTTCCCAGTTCTTTATCACCGTGGTGCCCACCCCGCACCTCAACAACCACCACACCATTTTCGGTGAGGTAACCGACCCTGCATCGCAGAAGGTTGTTATGGATATTGCTCAGACTGCTACCGACCGCATGGATCGCCCTGTCGAACCAGTTGTGATCGAGTCTGTAGAAATCACGGAGTAAAACGCTTCACGCATCCCCAAGTATCGCGACCACTATGGCGCGAGTACTTGGGGTTTTCTGTA
This genomic window contains:
- a CDS encoding YwiC-like family protein, which codes for MTRVSTPRKSRRSPGWIPNQHGAWFMVTVPAIIGVALAPAWIDIPLLLLWWCGYFAFFAASVWMRGRYRKHHLPPLVTYGVVTGISGLVVLLCQWQLVVWIPAFLPLIGIAVYETWRRRPRSLLSGLATVCAACLILPVITWAGDGLTVRVWAICGVLLLYFAGSIPYVKTLIRERGSRPWLIGSITFHIVFLIIACVAAAYQMVHVAVAVVAGILLLRAWLMPVTGARRERLWTPRQVGLLDALLGVLVVLTAVLPPA
- a CDS encoding ABC transporter permease; its protein translation is MIIPRPTAQSAAASTADVGTATKSDDRLRRRTGFSALIRRPEFASLLGAVAIFVLFLSVAPSFRSIDALTTVLYASSTLGIVAVSVGLLMIGSEFDLSSGVAVTTAALAATMLNYNLHLNSWVGALLSLFIALAIGALSGYLVTKTGIDSFLITLAAFLMLQGLNLAITKLVTSQVATPSIADMEGFPSAQKVFAGTVHIGSVSVRATVFWWIFFVAASSWLLFKTRFGNWIFAVGGDANAARASGVPVARVKIILFMFVGFAAWFVGMHNLFTFDSIQAGQGVGNEFLYIIAAVIGGCAMTGGRGTIIGTAIGALIFGMTNQGIVYAGWNPDWFKFFLGAMLLFAVLTNTSFATLTKGRK
- a CDS encoding ATP-binding cassette domain-containing protein, with translation MDTSTTPIIELRDITKSYGAFDALRGVNLSVASGEVTCVLGDNGAGKSTLIKILSGLHKQTSGELLIDGQPVTFSGPRAALDNGIATVHQNLAVVGQMSVWRNFFLGQELTGFLGRLRESEMRSIAQEQLKTMGIDLPDIDVEVESLSGGQRQVVAIARAVYFGARVIILDEPTAALGVKQSSMVLRFVAAARDKGLGVVLITHNPHHAYLVGDRFTILNLGNQILNASRDQVTLEQLTQQMAGGGELEALSHELSR
- a CDS encoding peptidylprolyl isomerase, translating into MMVRMTLKTATAILHTNRGDVAIELFGNHAPKTVENFVTLSDGSADYKTENASGTTEGPFYDGAVFHRIIDGFMIQGGDPTGTGRGGPGYMFADEFHPELQFDRPFLLAMANAGPGTNGSQFFITVVPTPHLNNHHTIFGEVTDPASQKVVMDIAQTATDRMDRPVEPVVIESVEITE
- a CDS encoding YPDG domain-containing protein gives rise to the protein MSSNKNVALRNLAVAAGATALGLGAVFGTAGAAMAADEPATPPAVNAEKPAPSIEQDTPVDVDKPETLDPDEKTPEIDDRDDVLKYEPTTVKAGHTAYAEIKGDVDEDTIFGYSQSGIPEGWFVSVDEETGKVSVSASPDAKPGDTYTVKVKVVDLDGKVTWAEAPFTVGE
- a CDS encoding substrate-binding domain-containing protein; translation: MKNLRFPLHAAVITLAASVVLSACSATGGAPRSSNITGGQSGGVDTPRYVVAMVTHGAPGDTFWDLIRKGAEDAAKKSNIELRYASDPEAPNQSNLIQNAIDSKVDGIAVTMPNAEAIGPTAKKAVAAKIPTVALNAGLDAYQKYDISAFFGQEEKVAGTLAGKRLAQDGAKHALCVIHEQGNSSQEARCAGLKEGLADADVEILYVNGKDMTSVQSTVQAKLAQDKSIDWVMGLVAPVALTSVDAVKNSGSSAKISTFDTNAQLVTAIKNGTVQWAVDQQPYLQGYLAIDALWLAQRNGSTVGGNRPVYTGPSFVDATNVDKIADSAKEGLR